The following are from one region of the Thermococcus cleftensis genome:
- the glmU gene encoding bifunctional sugar-1-phosphate nucleotidylyltransferase/acetyltransferase, whose product MKGVILAAGKGERLRPLTDDRPKVVLKVANRPIIEYVLENLDPFVDEFIIIVRYQKERLIRVIGDEFNGKPITYVEQLPGEGTAKAIESAREQVGNEEFIAANGDIYFEIDGVKELISAFRREKADAAVLVKEFDDLSHFGRIEVDGNRVTAVREKPGKVSGYANLGVYIFKPEVFEFIERTPLSARGEYEITDTLNLMIEAGRKVTYAVYPGYWNDVGRPWNLLELNEYLLKNKLRHEIRGIVEEGATIVPPVEIGEGTVVRSGAYIVGPVKIGKNSRIGPNCFIRPHTSIGDNCHVGNAVEIKNSIIMDNSNAPHLNYVGDSIIGENTNLGAGTITANLRHDRGNVKVEIKGKLEDSGRHKLGAIIGHNVKVGINVSIYPGRKIGSGSFIGPGVVVDVNVPPRSLVVVKQDKEVRKL is encoded by the coding sequence GTGAAGGGTGTAATCCTCGCTGCCGGAAAGGGTGAAAGGCTTCGTCCGCTTACCGACGACAGGCCTAAGGTCGTACTTAAGGTCGCCAACAGGCCGATAATCGAGTACGTTCTTGAAAACCTCGACCCCTTCGTGGACGAGTTCATAATCATTGTCCGCTATCAAAAGGAGAGGCTGATTAGGGTTATTGGCGACGAGTTCAACGGGAAACCAATAACCTACGTGGAGCAACTGCCCGGCGAGGGCACGGCGAAGGCCATCGAGTCCGCCAGGGAGCAGGTCGGCAACGAGGAGTTCATAGCGGCCAACGGCGACATATACTTTGAAATCGATGGTGTCAAGGAGCTGATAAGCGCCTTCAGGCGAGAGAAGGCGGACGCAGCGGTTCTTGTCAAGGAGTTCGACGACTTGAGCCACTTCGGCAGGATAGAGGTGGACGGCAACAGGGTGACGGCGGTCAGGGAAAAGCCCGGGAAGGTTTCTGGCTACGCTAACCTGGGTGTCTACATTTTCAAGCCGGAGGTGTTTGAGTTCATAGAAAGGACCCCCCTAAGCGCCAGGGGGGAGTACGAGATAACCGACACCCTCAACCTCATGATCGAGGCCGGGAGAAAGGTAACCTACGCCGTCTACCCCGGCTACTGGAACGACGTCGGCAGGCCGTGGAACCTGCTCGAGCTCAACGAGTACCTCCTGAAGAACAAGCTGAGGCACGAGATAAGGGGCATCGTGGAGGAGGGGGCAACGATAGTGCCCCCCGTTGAGATAGGAGAGGGTACGGTGGTGAGGAGTGGGGCCTACATAGTCGGACCGGTGAAGATTGGAAAGAACTCGAGAATCGGCCCGAACTGCTTCATAAGGCCCCACACGAGCATAGGCGACAACTGCCACGTCGGCAACGCCGTGGAGATTAAGAACTCCATCATAATGGACAACAGCAACGCACCCCACCTCAACTACGTCGGCGATTCAATAATCGGCGAGAACACCAACCTGGGGGCTGGAACCATCACCGCCAACCTGAGGCACGACAGGGGCAACGTAAAGGTCGAAATCAAGGGTAAGCTTGAGGACAGCGGCAGGCACAAGCTCGGTGCGATAATAGGGCACAACGTGAAGGTTGGTATCAACGTCAGCATATACCCTGGCAGGAAGATAGGGAGCGGATCGTTCATAGGGCCGGGAGTCGTGGTGGACGTGAACGTCCCGCCACGCAGCCTGGTGGTTGTCAAGCAGGATAAGGAGGTACGAAAGCTTTGA
- the cyaB gene encoding class IV adenylate cyclase, with protein MIEIEVKGYANDEIFERVRESFEMIRREYHEDTYFQHPCRDFSETDEALRIRIRRFNGHFEAFITYKGPKIDPDSKTRKEIEVPISDPDKHTEILTSLGFREVLTVEKVREKYYVDKGIVIALDEVEGLGKFVEIEALAEDEKSVVETVERLKEILRELGVKRFERRSYLELLLEGR; from the coding sequence GTGATCGAGATAGAGGTCAAAGGATACGCCAACGATGAAATCTTCGAGAGGGTCAGGGAAAGCTTCGAGATGATAAGGAGGGAATACCACGAGGACACCTACTTCCAGCACCCCTGCAGGGACTTTTCCGAGACAGACGAGGCCCTCCGCATAAGGATCAGACGCTTCAACGGCCACTTCGAGGCCTTCATAACCTACAAGGGACCCAAGATAGACCCAGACTCGAAGACCAGGAAGGAGATAGAGGTACCCATCAGCGATCCCGACAAGCACACGGAGATACTGACCAGCCTGGGCTTTCGGGAGGTTTTAACCGTCGAGAAGGTCAGGGAGAAGTACTACGTGGACAAGGGCATCGTCATAGCCCTTGACGAGGTTGAGGGCCTGGGGAAGTTCGTGGAGATAGAGGCCCTCGCCGAGGACGAGAAAAGTGTTGTCGAGACCGTTGAGCGGCTGAAGGAGATACTCCGCGAGCTTGGAGTGAAGCGCTTTGAGAGGCGCTCGTACCTCGAACTCCTGCTCGAAGGGAGGTGA
- a CDS encoding TrkH family potassium uptake protein, translated as MLELGKHINISDDLFVVKNLIGSILQGVGIAYLLPVLIAWFYPEEVKYVVYFAIPGTFSVLLGAWLARHIGKIEDVNLRQAMVSAAFTWLFASAISVVPFMFIADMSFIDSYFESMSAWTGTGLTMMTNLESYPHILLFWRAWMQWLGGIGIVLVALTVLIRPGVAAARLYRAEARSERIVPNLVNTSKVIFKIYLGLTLVGVYLYYINGMPLFDALTHAMTGLGTGGMSTHDLSIGYFNSTAIEAVTIFLMILGAVNFTVHYKMFVSRHLKPFFEDIQVRYMFLFLVPAVAITAYSLYQVGDTLGDSLRQSVFHSVSAITCTGFGIADLSKYPELGKLIIGILMVIGGGAGSTAGGIKLIRVTLMYESLKWTLQQAILPRGAVIRRKVGSYVFTEEDVQEVMSFTMTYIAFLLVGTVYTMIRMGTSFVDSFFEVASAQGNVGLSVGITSASMPVDMKILLILHMWIGRLEIFSTLVFIISAFFLVPRVVKRK; from the coding sequence ATGCTAGAGCTAGGCAAGCACATCAATATCTCCGACGATCTCTTCGTGGTCAAGAACCTCATAGGGTCAATTCTCCAGGGCGTTGGCATCGCCTACCTTCTTCCCGTGCTCATAGCCTGGTTTTATCCCGAAGAGGTAAAGTACGTGGTCTACTTCGCGATCCCTGGAACCTTCAGCGTTCTCCTCGGCGCCTGGCTGGCGAGACACATTGGTAAAATCGAGGACGTTAACCTGAGGCAGGCCATGGTATCGGCTGCCTTTACTTGGCTTTTCGCCTCTGCCATAAGCGTCGTCCCCTTCATGTTCATAGCCGACATGTCTTTCATTGACTCGTACTTCGAGAGCATGAGTGCATGGACTGGAACAGGCCTCACCATGATGACGAACCTCGAGAGCTACCCCCACATACTCCTCTTCTGGCGCGCCTGGATGCAGTGGCTGGGTGGAATAGGCATCGTCCTGGTCGCTCTCACGGTTCTCATTCGCCCCGGAGTCGCGGCGGCAAGGCTCTACCGGGCGGAGGCCAGGAGCGAGAGGATAGTGCCCAACCTCGTCAATACCTCCAAAGTCATTTTTAAGATATACCTTGGTCTTACCCTGGTGGGCGTTTACCTCTACTACATCAACGGAATGCCCCTCTTCGATGCTCTGACCCACGCGATGACCGGCCTCGGAACCGGCGGTATGAGCACCCACGACCTCAGCATAGGCTACTTCAACAGCACGGCCATCGAGGCAGTGACTATATTCCTGATGATACTGGGCGCGGTGAACTTTACAGTGCACTACAAGATGTTCGTGAGCAGGCATCTGAAGCCCTTCTTCGAGGACATTCAGGTCAGGTACATGTTCCTCTTCCTCGTTCCCGCGGTCGCGATAACGGCCTACAGCCTCTATCAGGTGGGGGATACCCTCGGAGACTCCCTCCGCCAGTCGGTCTTCCACTCCGTCTCGGCGATAACCTGTACCGGTTTTGGCATAGCGGACCTCAGCAAGTATCCAGAGCTGGGCAAGCTGATAATAGGAATACTCATGGTCATAGGTGGCGGTGCGGGAAGTACGGCCGGTGGTATAAAGCTCATTCGCGTCACCCTGATGTACGAGAGCCTAAAGTGGACCCTTCAGCAGGCCATACTGCCGAGGGGGGCGGTCATAAGGAGGAAGGTCGGCAGCTACGTCTTCACCGAGGAGGACGTTCAGGAGGTAATGAGCTTCACCATGACATACATAGCCTTCCTTCTCGTGGGAACCGTGTACACGATGATAAGAATGGGCACCAGCTTCGTGGATTCCTTCTTTGAGGTTGCATCGGCCCAGGGCAACGTGGGCCTGAGCGTAGGCATAACCTCCGCCAGCATGCCGGTGGACATGAAGATCCTCCTCATACTCCACATGTGGATAGGCAGGCTTGAGATATTCTCCACTCTGGTCTTCATAATAAGCGCCTTCTTCCTCGTCCCAAGGGTGGTGAAGAGGAAATGA
- a CDS encoding DUF835 domain-containing protein, whose protein sequence is MVYAINLVSRLILLLVAAYKSKKESSGGWLIITASFLLAAFSTEELLLKPLGLNLLQPAAFVLDMVNTSLQGVLLILAAAHLAPTSPERRMRISAISLLAGMVAYLWIVITNASPMDGSFTIKTLGPLMIYAVGYIYMGLTLYRHVVSRSSWQVLFPLGMVLLGLLNATYPVTATWEWFVPYGFLLGTIFRGIMAVGALNFIVWPKISIKPAGNVEIPRGVFMYPSITTASRAIGRLEEIPDLVLVTRRGLDSIKTTVHRDSLVFWITRVTEGELSQSPMVYAIAPTKIGILTDLIAGALNRGYRVVMVEAVEYLIIENGFDNVLKFLLNLKDRVILSGGTMILVVDPGALERHQLKILEREFNMG, encoded by the coding sequence GTGGTCTACGCCATTAACCTTGTTTCCCGGCTAATACTCTTGCTCGTAGCCGCATATAAATCAAAGAAGGAAAGCAGCGGGGGCTGGCTTATAATTACTGCATCATTCCTGCTGGCGGCGTTCAGCACAGAGGAGCTTCTCCTGAAGCCGTTAGGGTTGAATCTCCTCCAGCCAGCGGCGTTTGTACTGGATATGGTAAACACTTCCCTCCAGGGAGTCCTTCTCATATTGGCCGCCGCTCATCTGGCCCCAACTTCTCCGGAGAGGAGAATGAGGATCTCTGCGATCTCCCTGCTGGCGGGTATGGTTGCCTACCTGTGGATAGTAATTACCAACGCCAGTCCCATGGACGGCAGCTTTACCATTAAAACCCTTGGCCCCCTTATGATCTATGCAGTCGGCTATATCTACATGGGATTAACACTTTACAGACACGTGGTGTCAAGGAGTTCCTGGCAGGTTCTTTTCCCCCTGGGAATGGTTCTCCTGGGACTCTTAAATGCCACCTATCCCGTTACTGCCACGTGGGAGTGGTTTGTCCCGTACGGATTCCTCCTGGGAACCATCTTCAGGGGAATCATGGCAGTGGGGGCATTGAACTTTATTGTGTGGCCTAAAATATCAATAAAGCCCGCGGGAAACGTTGAAATTCCAAGGGGAGTTTTTATGTATCCCTCAATAACAACGGCCTCTAGGGCCATTGGCAGGCTTGAGGAGATCCCAGACCTAGTCCTTGTAACAAGGAGGGGTCTGGACTCTATTAAAACCACAGTCCACAGGGATTCACTTGTCTTCTGGATCACCCGAGTAACCGAAGGTGAACTGTCTCAGTCACCCATGGTTTATGCGATAGCGCCCACGAAGATAGGAATACTGACGGATCTCATAGCCGGTGCTCTCAACAGGGGATACCGGGTTGTGATGGTTGAGGCTGTGGAGTACCTTATAATCGAGAACGGCTTTGATAACGTCTTGAAGTTTCTCCTCAATTTGAAGGACCGGGTGATACTGAGTGGGGGAACAATGATCCTAGTGGTGGATCCAGGAGCGTTAGAAAGGCACCAGCTGAAAATTTTGGAAAGGGAATTCAATATGGGGTGA
- a CDS encoding CBS domain-containing protein: protein MVGILVQEVMTDRFQKIDIDAPLSEAIGIFEKEDPDLILVFDGNLYKGVLTQDLIIRSHLKWDPTKAKVKDVYKPAPVIKPNEDLSKAAKLMMEVDLRSLPVGESKAEIIGVINDVALLERVAEGEFGKKKVEEFMTKDVITLKPGDTVAKALATMRDHAISRIPIVNEEGKLEGLVTLHDLIIRFIKPRFRAQAGEVAGEKIPPFSMPLRDVMIRGVITILPDASVREAVATMKDNDIDGLVVVNENNKVVGILTVKDLLLPISKMTEKEARFYLQLGGDAAILSDFTRGRIIEDVRRFVDGYEDLLGQEGIIYLHIRRFPEKFRGVHLYQARMRVVTDRGVFVATGETWGAIQAVHDALRAIERQVLQKAELEKDTRYYKRFIEKLGLG from the coding sequence ATGGTCGGTATTCTTGTGCAGGAAGTTATGACCGACAGGTTCCAGAAAATCGACATCGACGCCCCCCTTTCTGAGGCCATCGGCATCTTCGAGAAGGAGGACCCTGACCTAATTCTGGTCTTCGATGGGAACCTGTACAAGGGAGTCCTGACCCAGGACCTTATAATACGCTCCCACCTCAAGTGGGATCCTACCAAGGCCAAGGTTAAGGACGTTTACAAGCCCGCACCCGTTATCAAGCCTAACGAGGACCTTAGCAAGGCTGCCAAGCTTATGATGGAGGTTGATCTCCGCTCCCTCCCCGTCGGGGAGAGCAAGGCTGAAATCATCGGTGTCATAAACGACGTGGCCCTCCTGGAGAGGGTCGCCGAGGGGGAGTTCGGGAAGAAGAAAGTCGAGGAGTTCATGACCAAGGACGTCATAACGCTAAAGCCCGGGGACACCGTCGCGAAGGCCCTGGCAACGATGCGCGACCACGCGATATCGAGGATACCCATAGTGAACGAGGAGGGCAAGCTCGAGGGTCTCGTCACGCTCCACGACCTGATAATCCGCTTCATCAAGCCCCGCTTCAGGGCCCAGGCCGGTGAGGTGGCGGGCGAGAAGATACCGCCCTTCAGCATGCCCCTCAGGGACGTTATGATAAGGGGCGTCATAACGATCCTGCCGGACGCAAGCGTCAGGGAAGCCGTCGCGACGATGAAGGACAACGACATAGACGGCCTCGTGGTGGTAAACGAGAACAACAAGGTAGTCGGGATCCTCACGGTCAAGGACCTGCTCCTGCCAATCTCGAAGATGACCGAGAAGGAGGCCCGCTTCTACCTGCAGCTCGGCGGCGACGCGGCCATACTCAGCGACTTCACGAGGGGGAGGATAATCGAGGACGTCAGGCGCTTCGTAGATGGATACGAGGACCTTCTCGGCCAGGAGGGCATAATCTACCTCCACATACGGCGCTTCCCCGAGAAGTTCAGGGGCGTGCACCTCTACCAGGCCAGGATGCGCGTTGTCACGGACAGGGGTGTATTCGTGGCCACCGGGGAGACCTGGGGGGCCATACAGGCGGTCCACGACGCCCTGAGGGCTATAGAGAGGCAGGTCCTTCAGAAGGCTGAACTGGAGAAGGACACCCGCTACTACAAGAGGTTCATAGAAAAACTGGGACTGGGGTGA
- a CDS encoding HepT-like ribonuclease domain-containing protein, translating into MDGEKVLESVELIRKSLPPTLEEFRAMGLAKDGIYKRLEFATGLVLVGLYELAEEQGIRALSYDDAVRGLAERSILPEHIAEKAIFLVRLREVLMYDYDLINDEIAFRDMGEYLEFIEEVLAFLSHGR; encoded by the coding sequence GTGGACGGCGAGAAAGTTTTGGAGAGCGTGGAGCTGATAAGGAAGTCCCTGCCCCCTACCCTCGAGGAGTTCCGGGCGATGGGGTTGGCAAAGGACGGGATTTACAAGAGACTCGAATTTGCCACCGGTCTCGTTCTTGTCGGGCTTTACGAGCTGGCCGAGGAGCAGGGCATCAGGGCCCTTTCCTACGACGATGCCGTGAGGGGCCTGGCAGAGAGGTCGATACTTCCCGAGCACATCGCCGAGAAGGCGATATTCCTGGTCAGGCTGAGGGAGGTTCTGATGTACGACTACGACCTGATAAACGACGAGATAGCCTTCAGGGATATGGGGGAGTACCTGGAGTTCATCGAGGAAGTTCTAGCGTTCCTTTCCCACGGGAGGTGA
- the map gene encoding type II methionyl aminopeptidase yields MEEREALIKAGEIARQVKKEVEDLIKPGARLYDIAEFVEKRIVELGGKPAFPCNLSINEIAAHYTPYRGDETVLREGDYLKIDLGVHVNGYIADTAVTYRVGMEPDELMEAAKEALENAIATVRAGVRISELGKAIEETIRGKGFNPIVNLSGHKIERYKLHAGISIPNIYRPADSYELKEGDVIAIEPFATTGAGQVIEVPPALIFMYVRDRPVRMAQARRLLVHIKREYKTLPFAYRWLQDFMPEGQLKLALAQLDKVGAVYSYPILREVRGGLVSQFEHTVIVEKDGAYITT; encoded by the coding sequence GTGGAAGAGAGGGAGGCGCTGATAAAGGCCGGCGAAATCGCTAGGCAGGTTAAGAAGGAGGTCGAAGACCTCATAAAACCTGGGGCAAGGCTCTACGACATTGCGGAGTTCGTGGAGAAGCGAATCGTCGAGCTGGGTGGAAAGCCAGCCTTTCCCTGCAACCTCTCAATAAACGAAATTGCCGCCCACTACACGCCGTACAGGGGGGACGAGACGGTTCTCCGGGAAGGCGACTACCTCAAGATAGACCTCGGTGTTCACGTCAATGGCTACATAGCCGACACCGCCGTTACCTACCGCGTGGGCATGGAGCCAGACGAGCTGATGGAAGCGGCTAAAGAGGCCCTTGAGAACGCCATAGCCACCGTCCGGGCGGGGGTAAGGATAAGTGAACTCGGAAAGGCCATCGAAGAGACCATCAGAGGGAAAGGTTTTAACCCGATAGTGAACCTGAGCGGCCACAAGATAGAGCGCTACAAGCTCCACGCGGGGATAAGCATACCGAACATCTACCGCCCCGCGGACAGTTACGAGCTAAAGGAGGGCGACGTCATAGCCATCGAACCCTTCGCAACCACCGGGGCCGGCCAGGTCATAGAGGTTCCTCCGGCACTCATATTCATGTACGTCCGCGATAGGCCCGTGAGAATGGCCCAGGCAAGAAGGCTGCTCGTGCACATAAAGAGGGAGTACAAAACGCTTCCTTTCGCCTACCGCTGGCTTCAGGACTTTATGCCTGAGGGGCAACTGAAGTTAGCGCTGGCCCAGCTCGACAAGGTGGGAGCGGTGTACAGCTATCCAATCCTACGCGAGGTTCGGGGAGGACTGGTCAGCCAGTTCGAGCACACCGTCATAGTCGAGAAGGACGGGGCATACATAACAACGTGA
- a CDS encoding ATP-binding cassette domain-containing protein, with protein sequence MKVISVEGLSFRYRRAKDYSLRDVSFEVKKGEMLGIIGPSGSGKSTLCLTLNGIIPNSIKGDFEGDVIIRDPRTGEEHSTRETPVPHLSTVVGLVLQNPESQLFNMTVEEEIAFGLENLGLDRNEILRRLRWVLEVTGLKGLEKEFPPNLSGGQQQRLAIAAVLAMEPSIIVLDEPTSQLDPVGKKEVLGLISLLNREHGITVVLVEHHTDYVLRYADRVLVMDGGRIILEGRPEEIAEEAETLKGLGVKLPASLEVSHELRKRGLLDRPALTPEELLSRLARPSR encoded by the coding sequence ATGAAGGTAATCAGCGTCGAAGGGCTGAGCTTCAGGTATAGGAGGGCCAAAGATTACTCCCTCAGGGACGTCAGCTTTGAGGTCAAAAAGGGCGAGATGCTCGGCATAATCGGCCCGAGCGGGAGCGGCAAGTCCACCCTCTGCCTCACCCTCAACGGGATAATCCCCAACTCCATAAAGGGCGACTTCGAGGGGGACGTTATAATCCGCGACCCCCGGACGGGGGAGGAGCACAGCACGAGGGAGACGCCCGTGCCCCATCTCTCCACCGTCGTCGGTCTCGTCCTTCAGAACCCGGAGAGCCAGCTCTTCAACATGACGGTTGAGGAAGAGATAGCCTTCGGCCTCGAGAACCTAGGCCTCGACAGGAACGAGATACTGAGGCGCCTCCGCTGGGTTCTTGAGGTTACTGGTCTCAAGGGACTTGAGAAGGAGTTTCCCCCAAACCTGAGCGGGGGGCAGCAGCAGAGGCTGGCGATAGCGGCTGTCCTGGCCATGGAGCCGTCAATAATAGTCCTGGACGAGCCGACGAGCCAGCTCGACCCCGTGGGTAAGAAAGAAGTCCTTGGCTTGATTTCGCTCCTCAACAGGGAGCACGGCATAACGGTGGTTCTCGTCGAGCACCACACCGACTACGTCCTCCGCTACGCCGACAGGGTGCTGGTGATGGACGGGGGAAGGATAATCCTTGAGGGTCGTCCTGAGGAGATTGCCGAGGAGGCTGAAACTCTGAAGGGGCTTGGCGTCAAGCTTCCAGCCTCACTTGAGGTCTCCCACGAGCTCAGAAAAAGGGGCCTCCTCGATAGGCCCGCACTCACTCCTGAGGAGCTTCTCTCCAGGCTAGCACGTCCCTCACGCTGA
- a CDS encoding lysyl aminopeptidase — MVNIELLRKIVEAPGVSGYEFLGIRDVVIEELKDHVDEIKVDKLGNVIAHKKGSGPRIMIAAHMDKIGVMVNHIDKNGYLHVVPVGGVDPRTLVAQRIRFFTEKGERFGVVGHIPPHLQKPEDRKKPADWDTIVVDVGADSKEEAEELGFRVGTVGEFAPAFVQLTENRIATPYLDDRVCLYAMIEAAKAVEDHEADIYFVASVQEEVGLRGARVASYAIDPEIGIAMDVTFAKQVGDKGKIVPKLGGGPVMDVGPNINPKVRAFADEVAKKYGIELQVEASPRPTGTDANIMQINREGVATAVLSIPIRYMHSQVETADIRDIDKTIEFAKHFLEELREMDLTP, encoded by the coding sequence ATGGTGAACATCGAGCTGCTTAGGAAGATCGTTGAGGCTCCGGGAGTTTCTGGGTACGAGTTCCTCGGGATTAGGGACGTCGTCATCGAGGAACTTAAAGACCACGTGGACGAGATTAAAGTGGACAAGCTCGGCAACGTCATAGCGCACAAGAAGGGAAGCGGGCCGAGGATAATGATAGCGGCCCACATGGACAAGATAGGCGTCATGGTGAACCACATAGACAAGAACGGCTACCTCCACGTCGTCCCCGTTGGCGGCGTTGACCCGAGAACCCTCGTGGCACAGAGGATTCGCTTCTTCACCGAGAAGGGCGAGCGCTTTGGAGTGGTCGGTCACATACCGCCCCACCTCCAGAAGCCAGAGGACAGGAAAAAACCAGCGGACTGGGACACCATCGTTGTAGACGTTGGCGCCGACAGCAAGGAGGAGGCTGAAGAGCTCGGCTTCCGCGTTGGCACGGTTGGAGAGTTCGCCCCTGCCTTCGTCCAGCTCACCGAGAACAGGATAGCCACTCCTTACCTCGACGACAGGGTTTGCCTCTACGCGATGATAGAGGCGGCTAAAGCGGTCGAGGACCACGAGGCTGATATATACTTCGTTGCGAGCGTTCAGGAGGAGGTCGGGCTGAGAGGCGCTCGCGTCGCGAGCTACGCCATAGACCCGGAGATAGGCATAGCTATGGACGTCACCTTCGCCAAGCAGGTCGGCGACAAGGGCAAAATCGTTCCTAAGCTCGGCGGTGGGCCGGTCATGGACGTCGGGCCGAACATCAACCCCAAGGTTCGCGCCTTCGCCGACGAGGTTGCCAAGAAGTACGGAATAGAGCTCCAGGTCGAGGCCAGCCCGAGGCCTACCGGAACCGACGCCAACATAATGCAGATAAACCGCGAGGGCGTCGCAACGGCAGTCCTCAGCATACCGATACGCTACATGCACAGCCAGGTCGAGACAGCTGACATCAGGGACATAGACAAGACCATCGAGTTCGCCAAGCACTTCCTCGAGGAGCTTCGCGAGATGGACCTCACCCCGTGA
- a CDS encoding COG1470 family protein, which yields MKARAALVILLLISVVPILPRASAVALSITPLNDDFSGVPGDTIIIPFQLENLGNQTLENVSVYVTGPAEGFLYQSKVVRDPIGPNETYRDTLSVKILNAAPGKYNLTLVARVGQVYSEAQVTVTVKTLVDYELGIEVGKEYPYGSNVSVILKMVSKANGVIIGRIGYTITRNGETVEEFATTTYLNPGESWIKNVTLTKPQVGEYSVRLWAYFGGKAKSTTATFRVFQRNLSYEAYFRNGAIHVFVHDESGNGVPGISVRINGIPFTTDESGTLSYLTSEPGTYEIVLNLDGRIVTTFVEVRKLFISYEQRNETLLVRVVDSTGRPVPNITVEASGPLGQDYAITNSSGLAAINLEKTGYGTIMLNAESSEYVEASVNARTSEPPKPTPTTSSPSPSPTTTTAPSTTPTPPKPPKDYGPLAAILVASGILLAGTSYLAFFRPLVQEETLDRYYFVKVRAPRLKSLENFHFERGVTAVEVRATKGKAEIRDGSVVWEIEHLEPGEEAYLQVVLG from the coding sequence GTGAAGGCTAGAGCCGCGCTCGTTATTCTCCTGCTCATCTCGGTTGTTCCAATCCTGCCCCGCGCCAGCGCGGTAGCCCTCTCAATCACGCCGCTCAACGACGACTTTTCCGGTGTTCCAGGAGACACGATAATAATTCCATTCCAGCTGGAGAACCTTGGGAACCAGACTCTGGAGAACGTCAGCGTCTACGTCACCGGACCGGCGGAGGGGTTCCTGTACCAGAGCAAGGTCGTGAGGGATCCGATAGGCCCAAATGAAACCTACAGGGATACCCTGTCGGTCAAGATACTCAACGCCGCTCCGGGAAAGTACAACCTCACCCTGGTCGCCAGGGTGGGGCAGGTTTACTCTGAGGCACAGGTCACGGTGACCGTGAAGACGCTCGTGGACTACGAGCTGGGGATAGAGGTCGGGAAGGAGTACCCCTACGGAAGCAACGTGAGCGTCATTCTCAAGATGGTGTCGAAGGCCAACGGGGTCATAATAGGGAGGATAGGTTACACAATAACCCGCAACGGGGAGACGGTGGAAGAATTCGCGACCACGACATACCTCAACCCCGGTGAGAGCTGGATCAAGAACGTCACGCTGACCAAGCCCCAGGTCGGTGAGTACAGCGTCAGGCTCTGGGCCTACTTCGGCGGTAAGGCAAAGAGCACCACGGCAACGTTTAGGGTGTTTCAGAGGAACCTGAGCTACGAGGCCTACTTCCGAAACGGGGCAATACACGTCTTCGTCCACGACGAGAGCGGAAACGGCGTTCCCGGAATCTCCGTGAGGATAAACGGGATACCGTTCACGACCGACGAATCGGGCACCCTCTCGTACCTCACCAGCGAGCCAGGGACTTACGAGATCGTCCTCAACCTCGACGGCAGGATCGTCACGACCTTCGTGGAGGTTAGAAAGCTCTTCATAAGCTACGAGCAGAGGAACGAGACCCTGCTGGTCAGGGTGGTTGATTCCACCGGAAGACCCGTGCCCAACATAACGGTAGAGGCATCGGGACCGCTCGGCCAGGATTACGCCATCACCAATTCCTCCGGACTGGCGGCCATAAACCTGGAGAAAACCGGTTACGGGACCATAATGCTGAACGCCGAAAGCAGCGAGTACGTTGAGGCGTCCGTGAACGCCAGAACCTCGGAACCGCCGAAGCCGACCCCAACGACATCAAGCCCCAGCCCAAGCCCGACCACAACCACCGCTCCCTCAACCACCCCAACCCCACCGAAACCGCCGAAGGACTACGGTCCCCTCGCGGCCATATTGGTTGCCTCTGGCATACTGCTGGCCGGAACTTCGTACCTGGCCTTTTTCAGGCCCCTCGTCCAGGAGGAAACCCTCGACCGCTACTACTTCGTCAAGGTCAGGGCGCCCAGACTCAAGTCCCTTGAGAACTTCCACTTCGAGAGGGGAGTCACAGCGGTTGAGGTCAGGGCGACGAAGGGGAAGGCGGAGATAAGGGACGGAAGCGTGGTTTGGGAGATAGAGCACCTCGAGCCCGGCGAGGAGGCCTACCTCCAGGTCGTCCTCGGCTAA